In Naumovozyma dairenensis CBS 421 chromosome 2, complete genome, the following are encoded in one genomic region:
- the NDAI0B01050 gene encoding Gti1/Pac2 family protein (similar to Saccharomyces cerevisiae YEL007W; ancestral locus Anc_7.132), producing the protein MNVLPTFRGLIDDEFDAALLIQAVLDGKLQHVLRRPSDFERQSLIVPGNVFVFIEEMSGIKRWTDGINWSPSRISGKFLIYKELNRDYPSLISSSGPIPPRVNMPNFQSPKNNVNTDMNIHLNNNRVPYAMYSQESMANYPSIHTGFVKKTFSIKLPTGTNNQVYHNIHIISYYNESDNEDGKLETPKKHFLFKSVTPSPILIKTIEQITLGNSRTNPSKPIDKPRKVTKDTVHRTKSDTALAQRIMDPIENRRPKKYRLPVPYCVSQPVCEHPTVSSPQLDISNPVLYSVTDPPISFSVSSVNPHVEGGSNSSSKNNSNDNITTAAIRYQSSSSQRLPPLNRDTTQFVTPTFARRTGNISSLIHHDSTPESPRIIKSTLMNHIEPATIMNIIDNKNGIITSNILPPLNISDPQTGTPKPNNNINNHHHHSSPRINQISPTTSGGSDVGNNRYILENPNLKSAQLPTKIMNVLDTNVMYS; encoded by the coding sequence atgaatgtTCTTCCAACCTTCAGAGGACTAATTGACGATGAATTTGATGCTGCACTTCTCATACAAGCTGTCTTAGATGGGAAACTACAGCATGTACTACGAAGGCCATCTGACTTCGAAAGACAATCACTTATTGTTCCTGGTAATGTTTTCGTCTTCATAGAGGAAATGTCTGGGATAAAACGATGGACAGATGGTATCAATTGGTCTCCTTCTCGCATTTCTGGAAAGTTCCtgatatataaagaattaaatagAGATTATCCAAGTTTAATATCGTCAAGTGGTCCAATACCGCCAAGGGTTAATATGCCAAATTTCCAATCTCCAAAAAACAACGTGAATACGGATATGAATATACATCTGAATAATAACCGAGTACCATATGCCATGTATTCTCAAGAAAGTATGGCTAACTATCCATCAATTCATACTGGATTTGTTAAAAAGACATTCTCCATAAAGTTACCAACAGGTACGAATAATCAAGTTTATCATAACATTCACATAATTTCATACTATAATGAGAGCGATAACGAAGATGGGAAACTCGAAACACCTAAGAAGCACTTCCTTTTTAAAAGTGTCACACCAAGTccaatattaataaagacAATAGAACAAATAACATTAGGAAATTCAAGAACGAATCCTTCAAAACCAATTGATAAACCTCGAAAGGTAACGAAAGATACCGTACATCGTACAAAGTCTGACACAGCACTCGCACAACGTATTATGGACCCAATTGAAAACCGAAGGCCAAAGAAATATCGTCTACCAGTACCATATTGTGTTAGTCAACCTGTTTGTGAGCACCCTACTGTATCTAGTCCACAATTAGATATTTCTAACCCAGTCCTTTATTCTGTAACGGATCCACCTATATCCTTTTCTGTCAGTAGTGTTAACCCACACGTCGAAGGCGGCAGTAATAGCAGCAGCAAGAACAATAGCAACGATAATATTACTACTGCTGCCATTAGATATCAAAGCAGTTCTAGTCAAAGGTTACCTCCGTTGAATAGAGACACCACTCAATTCGTCACACCTACTTTTGCCAGGAGGACGGGGAATATCAGCAGCCTAATTCATCATGATTCAACTCCCGAAAGTCCCCGAATTATCAAATCAACGTTAATGAACCATATTGAACCAGCTACCATAATGAATatcattgataataaaaatggaaTCATAACTAGTAATATCTTACCTCCTCTAAACATTTCTGATCCACAGACTGGAACCCCGAAacctaataataacattaataatcatcatcatcattcatCACCTAGAATCAATCAAATATCACCAACTACCAGTGGAGGTTCAGATGTCGGTAATAATCGTTACATTCTGGAGAATCCCAATCTAAAATCAGCGCAACTTCCCACGAAAATCATGAATGTCTTAGATACAAATGTCATGTACAGCTAG
- the YIA6 gene encoding NAD+ transporter (similar to Saccharomyces cerevisiae YEA6 (YEL006W) and YIA6 (YIL006W); ancestral locus Anc_7.133), protein MPHDDDKLNGLKTDFPNGISAPALHNTNITNSTTHIDEVSYVSKERNNIFSSRLIDPIIQLNDKNHNMSSPPSDEPLKSSSPLIFPFKNPLRSIKLSDTKITALSGALAGFLSGVTVCPLDVTKTRLQAQGIEGIENPYYRGLLGTMSTIVKDEGVKGLYKGIVPIIMGYFPTWTIYFSVYEISKDMYSKLLPYSEFLSHSCSAITAGAASTILTNPIWVVKTRLMLQTPMAKHPTYYSGTIDAFRKIIRQEGIRTLYTGLVPSLFGLLHVAIHFPVYEKLKRKLHCDSKETDHSIQLKRLIIASSVSKMIASSITYPHEILRTRMQIKLKSPNPTQRKLFTLIKKTFVQEGIMGFYSGFATNLIRTVPASAITLVSFEYFRNTLIRLNEDSNL, encoded by the coding sequence ATGCCacatgatgatgataagcTAAACGGATTAAAAACCGATTTTCCAAACGGAATTTCTGCACCAGCACTTCATAATACTAACATAACAAATAGCACAACCCACATCGATGAGGTTTCTTATGTTAGCAAAGAACGAAATAACATATTTTCGTCAAGGCTTATTGATCCTATAATACAacttaatgataaaaatcatAATATGTCATCGCCGCCATCTGATGAACCTTTAAAAAGTAGTTCTCCACTCATATTCCCTTTCAAAAATCCTCTCCGAAGTATCAAATTAAGTGATACCAAAATCACTGCTTTATCAGGAGCTCTAGCGGGTTTCTTATCCGGAGTAACTGTCTGTCCATTGGATGTAACAAAGACTAGATTGCAAGCTCAAGGCATTGAAGGCATTGAAAATCCATATTATAGAGGTCTCTTGGGAACAATGTCTACAATCGTCAAAGATGAAGGAGTTAAAGGACTTTATAAAGGTATCGTGCCGATTATTATGGGTTATTTTCCCACATGgactatatatttttccgTTTACGAAATTTCCAAAGACATGTACTCGAAACTATTACCGTATTCTGAGTTCTTATCTCATTCATGCTCAGCTATTACTGCTGGTGCAGCTTCCACAATCTTAACAAACCCAATTTGGGTCGTTAAGACCAGATTAATGCTACAGACTCCAATGGCCAAACATCCTACATACTACAGTGGAACCATTGATGCGtttagaaaaataattagACAAGAAGGTATAAGGACATTATATACCGGTTTAGTTCCATCATTATTCGGATTACTTCATGTTGCAATCCATTTCCCAgtttatgaaaaattaaaaagaaaactacATTGTGACTCAAAAGAAACAGATCATTCCATTCAGTTGAAGAGACTTATTATCGCATCTTCTGTTTCTAAAATGATTGCATCTTCAATAACTTATCCTCATGAAATCTTAAGAACAAGAATGCAAATAAAACTAAAATCACCAAATCCAACACAACGGAAATTATTTACCTTGATAAAGAAGACGTTTGTTCAAGAGGGGATCATGGGATTTTATTCTGGGTTTGCAACAAATTTGATACGTACAGTACCGGCATCAGCTATCACTCTTGTATCGTTCGAATATTTTAGGAATACGCTAATACGGCTGAATGAAGATTCCAATCTGTAA
- the EPS1 gene encoding protein disulfide isomerase EPS1 (similar to Saccharomyces cerevisiae EPS1 (YIL005W); ancestral locus Anc_7.134), translating to MTCLKHIQLLLCFSITLILQGTQVAASDDKHPEGFPKPLTGSTFDNEMKNGLHIVEFFSPYCHHCKSLAPIWEKTWESFHEEGSKLNITLSQVNCVEDGDLCSKENIEYFPYIKLYGPSGFIKNYDGARKEEAFIKFARKEALDPLNVDISHVESQSILLSKLEFAKYLAGKGKDPILISFWPTNEMKNSDDRIAFENCADCTTFQRAWKMLSKNLLADGVLTGHMNCEENPLICNELGFGELSKIKNHRSDRVPRVALVLPNRATNNLFIFKGDIASPLSQYQDFATRTYANSIAPEINKDDVISIINTEVMNMEGRPGPKMHLVFNYDAKITFSEDFDILEYLIEPLSKIPNLYLYKSKEDLKSLTHTSFEEMYKMINYNETEPEKVLDENQFALNTITQFPTFFLFKDGDKIPHVFPGYSTTEMRNVETIMNWVKEFAIPMITEVNEDNFWDLMNSQHERYSDIAILLIDSARMKESVNSVNNLVTGNYDYEHVRMSQMFQWIMGERNDKLEYVQKLKNKKAQSAKIVAALRKEIPHKDDRSVILTYLDIYKNKNTLSKLGFDCTVPQKSGNVIIVDRSKSSFFEVNRDGKPLTDNPYDIREILTTLNFPQSSFSKFVNHGRRINSPYSRQLRHLDFIHSYGIFGYIMLAVVVTMIYKSKSLVHIYRSKRKYQAKRDTRGLLGWSDKKEFQD from the coding sequence ATGACTTGCCTAAAACATATACAATTGCTACTCTGTTTCTCCATCACGCTAATTCTTCAAGGAACTCAAGTGGCGGCATCAGATGACAAACATCCAGAGGGTTTCCCGAAACCACTAACTGGTTCTACATTcgataatgaaatgaaaaacgGGTTACATATAGTCGAATTTTTCAGTCCATATTGTCATCATTGTAAATCATTAGCGCCTATTTGGGAAAAGACATGGGAATCATTCCATGAAGAAGGTTCAAAGCTGAATATTACTCTTTCACAAGTGAATTGTGTGGAGGATGGTGATTTATGTTCCaaggaaaatattgaatatttccCATATATTAAACTGTATGGTCCATCTGGGTTCATTAAAAACTATGATGGTgcaagaaaagaagaagcatTTATTAAGTTTGCTAGAAAAGAAGCATTGGATCCTTTGAATGTTGATATTAGTCATGTTGAAAGCCAAAGTATACTACTATCAAAGCTTGAATTTGCAAAGTATTTGGCTGGCAAAGGGAAAGATCCAATCTTGATTTCGTTTTGGCCAACAAATgagatgaaaaattcagaTGATAGGATAGCTTTTGAAAACTGTGCTGATTGTACTACATTCCAAAGAGCTTGGAAGATGTTATCTAAGAATTTACTTGCTGATGGTGTCTTGACAGGTCATATGAATTGTGAAGAAAATCCCCTTATTTGTAATGAGTTAGGTTTTGGTGAATTGTCAAAGATTAAAAACCATCGAAGTGATAGGGTACCTAGAGTTGCACTGGTTCTTCCTAACAGAGCAACAAataatttgtttatattcAAAGGTGATATTGCATCACCTCTATCACAATATCAAGATTTCGCCACGAGAACTTATGCTAACAGTATTGCCCCTGAAATTAACAAAGACGATGTAATATCAATCATAAATACAGAGGTTATGAATATGGAAGGCCGGCCAGGACCAAAGATGCACTTGGTCTTTAATTATGATGCAAAGATCACTTTTTCAGAAGATTTCGATATTTTAGAATATTTGATTGAACCGCTTTCAAAAATCCCAAACTTATATCTTtataaatcaaaagaagatttgaaatcattgaCTCATACATCGTTTGAAGAAATGTACAAGATGATTAATTATAATGAAACTGAACCGGAAAAAGTTTTGGATGAGAATCAGTTTGCCTTAAATACCATCACTCAATTTCCAacctttttccttttcaaagATGGTGATAAAATACCACATGTCTTCCCTGGTTATTCTACCACGGAAATGAGAAATGTAGAGACAATAATGAACTGGGTTAAAGAATTTGCAATCCCAATGATTACTGAAGTTAATGAGGATAACTTTTGggatttaatgaattcgCAACATGAACGTTATAGTGACATTGCCATTTTACTAATAGATTCTGCAAGAATGAAGGAAAGTGTAAATAGTGTGAATAACCTGGTTACAGGaaattatgattatgaGCATGTTCGTATGTCTCAAATGTTCCAATGGATAATGGGAGAAAGAAATGATAAGTTAGAGTATGTccagaaattgaagaataagAAAGCACAAAGTGCTAAAATCGTAGCTGCCCTACGTAAGGAGATTCCTCATAAAGATGATAGGTCTGTTATTTTAACTTACCTTgatatttacaaaaataaaaacacGTTATCTAAACTGGGATTTGATTGTACAGTCCCACAAAAGTCAGGAAATGTCATTATTGTCGACAGATCAAAGAGTTCCTTTTTTGAAGTCAATCGTGATGGGAAGCCTTTAACTGACAACCCATATGATATAAGAGAAATATTAACTACTTTAAATTTCCCACAGAGTTCATTTTCCAAGTTCGTAAACCATGGCAGAAGAATCAATTCTCCCTATTCCAGGCAACTAAGACATTTGGATTTCATACATAGCTATGGCATATTCGGATATATTATGTTGGCGGTGGTAGTAACTATGATATATAAAAGTAAGTCTTTGGTTCATATCTACAGGTCCAAAAGAAAGTATCAAGCTAAAAGGGATACTCGAGGGTTATTAGGTTGGTCAGACAAGAAAGAGTTCCAAGATTGA
- the BET1 gene encoding Bet1p (similar to Saccharomyces cerevisiae BET1 (YIL004C); ancestral locus Anc_7.135), protein MSTRYGEDQLNQRDSKRTRLFGSSMNFEDETGKRSSPYQSSTHLDYSQDRLAQLESQSEEQVGIMAEKLRSLKTLSLKMGDEIRGSNKTLDQLGDSFDTTSLKLKNTFSNMMEMAKRSRISIKTWLLIFALVILVFFWVWIT, encoded by the exons ATGAGCACAAG ATACGGAGAGGACCAATTAAACCAAAGAGACTCTAAGAGGACGCGGTTATTTGGTTCCAGTATgaattttgaagatgaGACCGGCAAAAGGTCATCACCATATCAAAGTTCCACTCATCTTGATTATTCACAAGATAGGTTAGCTCAACTAGAGTCGCAAAGTGAGGAGCAAGTAGGTATAATGGCAGAAAAGCTTCGTTCATTGAAAACACTCTCTTTGAAGATGGGTGATGAGATAAGAGGAAGTAACAAGACGTTGGACCAGCTAGGTGATTCATTTGATACAACatcattaaaattgaaaaatacattttcaaatatgatGGAAATGGCCAAGAGATCAAGAATAAGTATAAAAACATGGCTTCTGATCTTCGCTCTTGTTATATTGGTATTTTTCTGGGTTTGGATCACATAA
- the INP51 gene encoding phosphoinositide 5-phosphatase INP51 (similar to Saccharomyces cerevisiae INP51 (YIL002C); ancestral locus Anc_7.142), with product MRLFIGRNPRSIVLASNNYYLSFQKYHRPSGPIQPQQPSKSSSVVIKILSEAEVLDEARFTEIKSCIYNGLLGLISTNGSVFLAIISGVQNVGFPRWKNEGSRVVPNETIYKVLDVDFYSIENDAYDPLFFERNEQNYDKLIHEHPCGSFKKLFGDGTFYFSRDFDISNTVKNHGLLHNLEYTIDNQDLGFIWNTSLTSEIISWRNRVPIEKRHLFDNSNFLTFVVRGFCKTAVVEDGDNTASVTIISRISAENKLNAFEDGLNDEGKVGCFVETEVVVTTKKFIFSYTQVEANIPLFWESVENQLLYGRKIKMTRTPDQSQTAFDKHFDSMESKYGVVSIVNLIKPKSETQESLALVYQKCAEARGTKITNLEYTSGIFNKAPHKLIYLLQQDIYEFGAFAYDMSRGVYFGKQTGVLRISAFDSIEKPLQVAKIVSKEVLELATKELQGFEITSLFIDAHDRIWSENYYWLDRTYSKNGKNPMKYAKIYYKLFSSKVKLFYPLHYYVSQHLRQMKSNFTFQKDITIFAGTFNISGKVSKDDITEWIFPKGSNLENPASIYIIGLEEVVELTPGHMLSTDPFIKQFWERKIITLLNNSGGKEKYVCTWSNQLGGLLLMLFMSSSEYLKIKHIEGDVKKTGFGGIASNKGAVAVSFNYSATKFCVLVSHLAAGLDNVEQRHNDYKTIVKNINFGRGLRIKDHDAVIWMGDFNYRILMSNEDVRRLIASKEYTNLFLKDQLNQQMIAGESFPYYHEMAIDFPPTYKFDPGTKTYDTSEKMRIPAWTDRILSRGEVLKQLSYGCAEDILFSDHRPVYATFNARVTVVDEQKKEALSIELHEKIMEKLANLTEEEKDAVLSERILLFDGEERSDSNLLPNGESLPSVADSKRGKLLPPPSSDTRKWWIGNGKQVKVTLDIDPNKYMINPKRNPNPFIEMDEEGANIPFFIPRTK from the coding sequence ATGAGATTGTTTATAGGAAGAAATCCAAGATCGATCGTCCTAGCATCGAACAATTATTACCTGtctttccaaaaatatcataGGCCATCGGGACCAATACAACCACAACAACCCTCCAAATCATCCTCTGTAGTGATTAAAATTCTTTCCGAAGCAGAAGTTTTAGATGAAGCAAGGTTCACCGAGATCAAATcatgtatatataatggATTATTAGGTCTTATTTCCACAAACGGTAGTGTATTTTTGGCTATTATTTCTGGAGTTCAAAACGTTGGATTTCCTAGATGGAAGAATGAAGGTTCACGTGTAGTTCCTAATGAAACTATTTATAAGGTTTTGGATGTTGATTTTTATagtattgaaaatgatgcATATGatcctttattttttgagCGTAATGAACAAAattatgataaattaattcatGAACATCCATGTGGTTCCTTTAAAAAGTTATTTGGTGATGGGAcgttttatttttcaagagATTTCGATATTTCTAATACTGTTAAGAACCATGGATTGTTAcataatttggaatataCAATCGATAATCAAGATTTGGGGTTTATATGGAATACTAGTTTGACATCAGAAATAATTAGCTGGAGGAATAGGGTCCCTATAGAAAAGAGACATTTGTTTGataattctaatttcttGACCTTTGTAGTAAGGGGTTTCTGCAAGACTGCCGTGGTAGAAGATGGCGATAATACGGCGTCAGTTAcaataatatcaagaaTCTCAGCGGAGAACAAATTGAATGCATTTGAAGACGGATTGAATGATGAAGGCAAAGTAGGCTGTTTTGTGGAAACCGAAGTTGTTGTTACAACGaaaaaattcatcttttcATATACTCAAGTTGAAGCCaatattccattattttGGGAATCTGTGGAAAATCAACTTTTATATGGACGTAAAATCAAAATGACAAGAACGCCAGACCAATCACAAACTGCATTTGATAAACATTTTGACTCTATGGAATCTAAATATGGGGTGGTATCTATTGTCAATTTAATTAAACCGAAAAGTGAAACGCAAGAATCTCTTGCGTTAGTTTATCAAAAATGTGCTGAGGCTAGAGGTACTAAAATAACGAATTTAGAATATACTTCAGGGATTTTCAATAAAGCCCCTCACAAATTGATATACCTTTTGCAACAAGATATTTATGAATTCGGTGCTTTTGCCTATGATATGTCAAGAGGTGTTTATTTTGGGAAACAAACCGGTGTATTAAGAATCAGTGCGTTTGATTCCATTGAGAAACCGTTACAAGTTGCCAAAATAGTTAGTAAAGAAGTTCTCGAATTAGCAACAAAGGAATTACAAGGGTTTGAAATCACATCGTTATTTATTGATGCACATGACAGGATATGGTCAGAGAACTACTATTGGTTAGATAGGACATATTCTAAAAATGGTAAGAATCCAATGAAATAtgcaaaaatatattataaacTATTCAGTTCTAAAGTCAAACTTTTCTACCCTTTACATTATTATGTTTCACAACATCTAAGACAAATGAAATCTAACTTCACCTTCCAAAAAGATATTACAATTTTTGCAGGTACTTTCAATATCAGTGGTAAAGTTTCCAAAGATGACATTACAGAGTGGATTTTCCCAAAAGGCTCTAATCTTGAAAACCCAGCatctatttatattattggttTAGAAGAAGTTGTGGAATTGACGCCAGGTCACATGTTATCGACAGATCCatttattaaacaattCTGGGAGAGAAAGATAATAACTTTACTGAATAATTCCGGagggaaagaaaaatatgtttGTACATGGAGTAATCAACTAGGTGGTTTACTTTTAATGTTATTTATGAGTAGTTCTGAATATCTTAAGATAAAGCATATAGAAGGAGATGTCAAAAAGACAGGGTTTGGTGGTATAGCATCTAATAAAGGCGCAGTTGCTGTAAGTTTCAATTATTCTGCAACGAAATTTTGCGTACTAGTTTCTCATTTAGCAGCTGGTTTAGATAATGTTGAACAACGGCATAATGATTATAAGACAATTgtgaagaatattaattttgGTAGAGGATTACGAATAAAAGACCATGATGCTGTAATATGGATGGGTGATTTTAATTATAGAATATTGATGTCAAATGAAGACGTTCGACGGTTAATCGCCTCCAAAGAGTATACCAACTTATTTTTGAAGGATCAGTTAAACCAACAGATGATTGCAGGTGAGTCGTTTCCTTATTATCATGAAATGGCTATTGATTTTCCTCCTACGTATAAATTTGATCCTGGCACCAAGACATATGATACCAGCGAAAAGATGAGAATTCCCGCATGGACAGATAGAATACTGAGTAGAGGAGAAGTTTTGAAACAACTAAGTTACGGATGTGCGGAAGATATCTTATTTTCAGATCATCGACCAGTTTATGCGACGTTTAATGCAAGGGTCACTGTTGTTGACGAACAGAAGAAAGAGGCACTGTCAATTGAACTCCATGAGAAAATTATGGAGAAATTAGCAAATTTGACggaggaagaaaaagatgCTGTGCTTAGTGAAagaattttattattcgaTGGGGAGGAGAGATCAGATTCCAATCTGCTTCCTAACGGTGAATCCCTTCCGAGTGTTGCGGATTCCAAAAGGGGTAAATTATTGCCACCACCTAGCTCTGATACTAGAAAATGGTGGATTGGGAATGGGAAACAAGTAAAAGTTACATTGGATATTGATcctaataaatatatgataAATCCTAAACGAAACCCAAATCCTTTTATTGAGATGGACGAGGAGGGTGCAAATATACCGTTTTTCATTCCAAGGACAAAATGA
- the CMI7 gene encoding Cmi7p (similar to Saccharomyces cerevisiae YIL002W-A; ancestral locus Anc_7.141) yields METNVYISIFDTWVSEEMTMEEMDLPELTPTTFKDALDLVNDGEKAMDDLEKRLDNMEKNMNDLLQQLEKLEDENKPSASKEEAEEK; encoded by the coding sequence ATGGAAACGAATGTCTATATATCGATATTCGATACCTGGGTTAGTGAGGAAATGACAATGGAAGAAATGGATTTGCCTGAATTAACTCCAACTACGTTTAAAGATGCTTTGGATTTAGTAAATGACGGTGAGAAGGCCATGGATGATTTAGAGAAAAGGCTAGACAATATGgagaaaaatatgaatgatTTATTGCAGCAACTCGAGAAGttggaagatgaaaataaaccTTCTGCAAGTAAGGAAGAAGCAGAAGAAAAGTGA
- the NDAI0B01110 gene encoding uncharacterized protein (similar to Saccharomyces cerevisiae YJR056C; ancestral locus Anc_1.502): MDHLKSLESSLPPEQPPTENAIQSLSSDSSQEFKIAANAVTKLYRVANEKNSLLKHQGYISCLDDISELIEKRQVSSLDEIRHWCMKQKIEKYTQKMDKPNTNISTNINADQNQNNKYNFQFSSNGKTGNIDNSIQQIVSPKFKPSMAPMSVEHSFNEADTYRFKKKWSVTRRHANNAQKDNENSMIDSLNYDMASSLEIGDDSVKYGHTPKKPKYSN, translated from the coding sequence atggaCCATTTAAAGTCATTAGAGTCAAGTCTTCCACCAGAACAACCTCCAACAGAAAATGCCATCCAATCATTAAGTAGTGATTCATCTCAAGAATTTAAGATTGCGGCAAATGCTGTCACAAAATTATATAGAGTGgcaaatgaaaaaaattcattattgaaacaTCAAGGTTATATATCATGTTTGGATGACATTTCAGAActaattgaaaaaagacAAGTTTCAAGTTTAGATGAAATACGACATTGGTGtatgaaacaaaaaattgaaaaatatacacAAAAAATGGATAAACCGAATACAAATATAAGTACAAACATAAACGCAGATCagaatcaaaataataaatataatttccaattttctAGTAATGGGAAGACTGGAAACATAGATAATAGCATTCAACAAATTGTAAGTCCGAAATTTAAACCCTCTATGGCCCCGATGAGTGTCGAGCACTCATTTAATGAGGCAGATACTTACAGATTTAAGAAGAAATGGTCGGTCACTAGAAGGCATGCAAATAATGCTCAAAAAGACAATGAAAATAGCATGATTGATAGTCTTAACTATGATATGGCATCATCATTAGAAATAGGAGATGATTCGGTAAAATACGGGCACACTCCGAAGAAACcaaaatattccaattaa
- the NDAI0B01120 gene encoding Gfo/Idh/MocA family protein (similar to Saccharomyces cerevisiae GAL80 (YML051W); ancestral locus Anc_1.500), whose product MGLPTNNIKSNNNSNNNNGSNNNTGISKNRIWKRRSLITNKRNSISGMTYNLRSKVSTIPNTGSIKVGFVGLSFKKGWALKTHYPAILQLSSQFEITALYNPTIDSSISTIRELKLRNATAFPTIESFASSSGVDMIVISIENMNHYEIIMSLLKYSQNNANLKYLFVEWGLKCSEKELETICAETTKNGIQTIISLQGRKSPYILRAKELIAQGYIGEINSIEVAGNGGWYGYERPQKSPAYMFDIKNGTNLVTTTFGHTIDVLQYITSSYFSTINAMVINNIPEQELVDDFGNKIGQKAPKTVPDHLLFQGTLLNGNVPVSCSIKGGKPIKKFTKNLVIDIHGTKGDIKLEGDAGFVEITNLVLYYGGIKPNNSPIYKTSDREPTTGDSGKETMEVYHLRNYNALVGNIFRLYQSIADFHFNTKQIENLPSQFAMQEFEFEGFPTLMDALFLVRLIDNVYKSNDLGSTLDVSKIYQYP is encoded by the coding sequence ATGGGGCTTccaactaataatattaaaagtaataataatagtaataacaataacgGTAGTAACAATAACACTGGTATTAGTAAAAACCGTATATGGAAAAGACGTTCTTTGATtacaaataaaagaaacAGCATATCAGGAATGACATATAATCTGCGATCAAAAGTATCCACTATACCGAATACAGGGTCTATTAAAGTTGGATTTGTAGGACTTTCCTTTAAGAAAGGTTGGGCTCTTAAGACACATTATCCAGCCATATTGCAATTGTCCTCACAATTCGAAATTACAGCCTTATATAACCCTACTATTGATTCCTCCATTAGTACCATACgagaattgaaattacGGAACGCTACAGCATTCCCAACCATTGAATCATTTGCTTCATCGTCAGGTGTGGACATGATTGTAATaagtattgaaaatatgAACCATTATGAAATCATAATGTctcttttaaaatattctcaAAATAATGccaatttaaaatatttattcgTTGAATGGGGATTGAAATGTTCTGAAAAGGAACTTGAAACAATATGCGCGGAAACAACTAAAAATGGaattcaaacaataatatctttacAAGGTAGAAAATCTCCATATATATTACGTGCAAAGGAATTAATTGCACAAGGTTATATTGGCgaaataaattcaatcGAAGTCGCGGGAAACGGTGGTTGGTATGGTTATGAAAGACCACAAAAATCACCTGCATATATGTTTGATATTAAAAATGGGACAAATTTAGTTACAACTACTTTTGGACATACTATCGACGTCTTACAATATATAACAAgttcatatttttcaacgATAAATGCAATGGtgattaataatattccagAACAAGAATTAGTGGATGATTTTGGTAATAAAATCGGACAAAAAGCCCCCAAGACAGTCCCGGATCATCTTTTATTCCAGGGAACTCTTTTGAATGGTAATGTCCCCGTATCATGTAGTATTAAAGGAGGTAAAccaattaagaaatttacGAAAAACTTAGTAATAGATATTCATGGAACGAAAGGTGATATAAAATTAGAAGGTGACGCAGGTTTCGTCGAAATTACAAATCTGGTATTATATTACGGCGGAATTAAACCAAATAACAGTCCTATTTATAAAACTAGTGATAGAGAGCCAACGACAGGTGATTCTGGAAAAGAAACTATGGAAGTTTATCATCTACGGAATTATAATGCATTAGTAGGAAATATTTTCCGACTTTATCAATCTATAGCGGATTTCCATTTCAATACCAAACAAATAGAAAACTTACCTTCTCAATTTGCCATGcaagaatttgaatttgaaggTTTCCCAACTTTAATGGACGCATTATTCTTAGTTAGGCTAATTGATAATGTCTATAAAAGTAATGATTTAGGTTCTACATTAGATGTGagtaaaatatatcaatatccatag